From Butyricimonas paravirosa, one genomic window encodes:
- a CDS encoding RNA polymerase sigma factor — translation MSKQNDIILLESFNRRNPKAFSIVYRMIYRELYLYATHIFNPLNLPAEDVIQDIFTDIWLRESVQFPSLPYIKTFCFIALKNAYKNKIKHLGYQQRFELESKVENEFSEDIEQVELFHSLYESLKFLPDDHATVIRMYLEGWKPEEIATKLGLALQTVYNKRREAILILRKHMVK, via the coding sequence ATGTCAAAACAGAACGATATTATCCTTTTGGAATCTTTTAATCGGCGAAACCCGAAAGCGTTTAGTATCGTTTATCGAATGATATATAGAGAATTATACCTATACGCGACCCACATTTTCAACCCGTTGAATCTTCCGGCAGAAGACGTTATCCAAGATATTTTCACCGATATATGGCTCCGGGAATCCGTTCAATTCCCGTCACTCCCTTACATCAAAACATTCTGTTTTATCGCGTTGAAGAATGCCTACAAGAATAAAATCAAGCATCTGGGATACCAGCAACGTTTCGAACTGGAGAGTAAAGTCGAAAACGAATTTTCGGAAGACATCGAGCAAGTGGAACTATTCCATTCCTTGTATGAATCACTAAAATTCCTGCCCGATGATCACGCCACGGTTATCCGCATGTACCTCGAAGGCTGGAAACCCGAAGAGATCGCCACGAAACTGGGCCTCGCCCTCCAAACCGTCTACAACAAACGCCGGGAGGCGATTCTTATTTTACGGAAACATATGGTGAAGTAA
- a CDS encoding type IV toxin-antitoxin system AbiEi family antitoxin, producing the protein MTIRNWIKQQESLGKPTFSYRDVKVNFSDMPEQHIMNELYRLSRQKIIQSVYKSFYTVIPIQYSVRGIVPPTYYIDQLMEYLAKPYYISLLSAAEIHGAAHQRPQRFSVTTLRPVVTTSARKNNLIVWNYRKDIPENLLCSKNSETGIIHYSSAELTAVDLVQFEHQVGGLSVAATVLSELVETIDFSKNSNTLFQTASLTSIQRLGYILDYILEETKQAEMLYQQLCLLNKKLGYTPLAHCLPIRGNKRNNKWKIIINQTIEIDDI; encoded by the coding sequence ATGACTATAAGAAATTGGATAAAACAACAAGAAAGCCTTGGTAAGCCCACATTCTCATATCGAGATGTAAAAGTCAATTTTAGTGACATGCCCGAACAACATATCATGAACGAGTTGTACCGTCTGTCAAGGCAAAAAATTATCCAATCAGTTTACAAAAGCTTTTATACCGTGATTCCGATACAATATTCAGTTCGTGGTATCGTCCCCCCCACTTATTATATCGACCAACTGATGGAATATCTCGCTAAACCTTATTATATCAGTTTACTCAGTGCAGCGGAGATTCATGGTGCAGCCCACCAGCGCCCTCAACGTTTCTCTGTCACGACTTTACGCCCCGTGGTAACAACATCTGCACGGAAAAACAACCTTATCGTTTGGAATTATAGAAAAGATATTCCCGAAAATTTACTTTGCAGCAAGAATTCCGAAACCGGGATAATTCATTATTCATCAGCTGAATTGACAGCTGTTGACCTCGTACAATTCGAGCATCAGGTAGGAGGATTGTCCGTTGCCGCCACAGTTCTTTCTGAATTAGTAGAAACTATCGACTTCTCCAAAAACTCAAATACTTTATTTCAGACAGCCTCATTAACATCGATTCAACGACTCGGATATATATTGGATTATATACTGGAAGAGACAAAACAGGCCGAGATGCTGTATCAGCAATTATGTCTACTAAACAAAAAGCTCGGCTATACACCTCTTGCACATTGTCTGCCCATCCGTGGAAACAAACGAAACAACAAATGGAAAATTATTATTAATCAAACAATAGAAATAGACGATATATGA
- a CDS encoding FecR family protein — protein MKTEKDIEEMLDNVKIPSDEEVEAAGVRFDRRLRRVRMRRRIIWSGSSVAAVLCCGFVFASLWVHEKEEMPEATKVVSVIKMDHEFAVPTLILADGNSLNLKEKKMDSIVQKSNIQIANNHIMYDTARTAREIAYNTLIIPAGFTYNVTLADGTEVTLNAGSRLKYPEEFVGDLREVELSGEAYFNVTKSGQPFEVNIDGSKIRVYGTRFNVKGRQQKTVETVLIEGKIGFKSPGRDEIQVVPGEQVAYNVGSGDIKVERVDVQYATAWLDNVFRYRDKPLDLVLEDISTWYGVEFETRTELARIEVTMNLSKETPIDEVIQFLEEMTDCKFIKERGHYIVK, from the coding sequence ATGAAGACTGAAAAAGATATAGAAGAAATGCTGGATAACGTGAAAATCCCTTCGGATGAAGAGGTTGAGGCCGCAGGGGTGCGATTCGATCGGCGGCTGCGTCGTGTGAGAATGCGCCGTCGGATCATTTGGAGCGGGAGTTCCGTGGCGGCGGTGTTGTGTTGTGGGTTCGTGTTCGCCTCGTTGTGGGTACATGAAAAGGAAGAAATGCCTGAGGCGACAAAAGTAGTCAGCGTGATCAAGATGGATCACGAGTTTGCCGTGCCGACATTGATTCTGGCGGACGGGAACAGTTTGAACCTGAAAGAGAAAAAGATGGACTCCATCGTTCAGAAATCGAATATTCAAATCGCGAATAACCATATCATGTATGATACGGCAAGGACGGCTCGCGAAATTGCGTACAACACTCTGATCATTCCTGCCGGGTTCACGTATAACGTGACGCTTGCTGATGGGACAGAGGTAACGTTGAATGCCGGGAGTCGCTTGAAATACCCGGAAGAGTTTGTCGGGGATTTGCGGGAGGTGGAATTGTCGGGGGAGGCTTATTTTAACGTGACGAAGTCGGGGCAACCGTTCGAGGTCAATATTGATGGTTCTAAAATCCGGGTTTACGGGACCCGGTTTAACGTGAAGGGACGCCAGCAAAAGACGGTCGAGACCGTGTTGATCGAGGGGAAGATTGGTTTTAAATCTCCCGGTCGTGACGAGATTCAAGTTGTTCCCGGAGAGCAGGTCGCTTATAACGTGGGGTCCGGTGATATTAAAGTGGAACGTGTGGACGTGCAATATGCCACGGCGTGGCTGGATAACGTGTTCCGCTATCGGGACAAGCCTTTGGATCTCGTGCTGGAAGATATTTCAACTTGGTACGGGGTCGAGTTCGAGACCCGGACGGAATTAGCCCGGATTGAAGTAACCATGAATTTGAGTAAAGAAACTCCGATTGACGAGGTGATTCAATTCCTTGAAGAAATGACGGATTGTAAATTTATAAAAGAAAGGGGGCATTACATCGTGAAGTAA
- a CDS encoding helix-turn-helix domain-containing protein, protein MMSNDELKAIGCTPIEDLITEDFGAIGTEERNEFENGCEAFIIGEQLKAERLKAGMTQEQLAAKIGTKKSYISRIENGHADIQLSTLFKIFQGLGRKISFTIM, encoded by the coding sequence ATGATGAGTAATGATGAATTGAAAGCAATAGGATGTACTCCGATTGAGGATTTAATCACGGAAGATTTTGGTGCTATCGGGACGGAAGAACGTAATGAATTTGAAAATGGTTGTGAGGCATTCATTATAGGGGAACAATTAAAAGCGGAGCGTTTGAAAGCGGGTATGACGCAGGAGCAACTTGCAGCTAAAATAGGAACAAAAAAAAGTTATATTTCCCGTATCGAAAATGGACATGCAGATATTCAGCTTTCCACGTTGTTTAAGATATTTCAAGGGCTTGGACGTAAAATTAGTTTTACTATAATGTAA
- a CDS encoding nucleotidyl transferase AbiEii/AbiGii toxin family protein — MINRSAIQEWGAQVPWTDNAQVEQDLLISRCLVAIFNDNFLRNQLAFRGGTALHKLYLSPQPRYSEDIDLVQITAGPIKSIMSRLGEVLDFMPNKVTKQKRYNNTMLFRMESEIPPVMPIRLKLEINCFEHFTEMGLVEVPFSVGNKWFSGSCKITTYQFAELLGTKLRALYQRKKGRDLFDLYVALKQTDVNPDDVIRCYHKYMRFTVQQPPTYKQFILNMEEKIQDPDFLGDSQLLLRPEISFNPQEAYLVVKERLIDRLSWTR, encoded by the coding sequence ATGATAAACAGATCAGCGATACAAGAATGGGGTGCACAAGTACCTTGGACGGACAATGCTCAAGTGGAACAGGATTTACTGATTTCACGTTGCCTCGTGGCTATTTTTAACGATAACTTTCTGCGAAATCAACTGGCTTTCCGTGGAGGTACGGCTCTTCATAAATTATATCTTTCCCCCCAGCCTCGATATAGTGAAGATATTGATCTGGTACAAATAACTGCCGGCCCCATAAAATCCATCATGTCCCGACTAGGCGAAGTTCTTGATTTTATGCCAAATAAAGTAACAAAACAGAAACGATATAATAACACCATGCTATTTCGTATGGAATCCGAAATACCTCCCGTCATGCCGATTCGTTTGAAACTGGAGATAAACTGCTTTGAGCATTTCACTGAAATGGGCCTGGTAGAAGTTCCTTTCTCGGTCGGAAATAAATGGTTTTCCGGTTCCTGTAAGATTACTACCTACCAATTTGCTGAATTATTGGGGACGAAATTACGTGCGCTCTATCAACGAAAAAAAGGGCGTGATTTATTTGATCTGTACGTTGCATTAAAACAAACGGATGTAAATCCAGATGACGTGATTCGCTGCTATCACAAGTATATGAGGTTTACAGTACAACAGCCACCCACCTACAAACAATTTATTCTCAACATGGAGGAGAAAATACAAGATCCAGATTTCCTTGGTGACTCACAATTATTACTGCGACCGGAGATTTCATTCAACCCCCAAGAGGCATATCTAGTTGTGAAAGAGAGGCTCATTGATAGACTTTCTTGGACCAGATAA
- a CDS encoding helix-turn-helix transcriptional regulator, whose protein sequence is MNLLKNRRALLGLTQQDLADYTGLSPQIIKSIETGKQIHKRSYQERLHRFLRNN, encoded by the coding sequence ATCAACTTATTAAAGAACCGTCGTGCTTTACTTGGTCTGACTCAACAGGATTTGGCAGATTATACCGGTTTGAGTCCGCAGATCATCAAAAGTATAGAAACGGGAAAGCAAATACACAAGCGTTCTTATCAAGAGCGTTTACACCGTTTTCTGAGGAATAATTAA
- a CDS encoding SusC/RagA family TonB-linked outer membrane protein produces the protein MQKNHMGGISIAKKIVLYIFLVFTTLGAIPRDTYGATSCVFQVIQKKVTISMKNATLETILVEINRQSGIDYGFQSNGVVDKNRRFTLEVKDVTVDEALKILLKDSPYDYVLEKNRVVIVERKVKPVQLIAVTGRVVDEKGNPIPGATVLIQGTTQGVATDTEGRYMINSRPEDALRFSFIGYKTEVVPLKGKTKLNVRLNPTAENIEEVTVVAFGEQKKESVVSAITTVDAKTLKSSSSDLTSQFAGKIAGIVGWQTGGIPGALTEEEMNTKFYIRGITSFQTNANIDPLILIDGVESSKLDLSRMTPEDIETFSVMKDASATAMYGARGANGVILITTKKGQEGSVYTSVRYEAVLSMPTKEIEVVDPINYMKMYNQALLARNPDATPQYSVERIERTGSDKYPSWVYPANDWYDIMFHDYSINHRAGLNIRGGSRLVQYYTSVNYVRDEGMLKTDRLNQFKCNIENSTFSFRTNLNIDLSAGIRLNINTSANLDKYRGPYADVSRAYYLAFNASPVDFAPTYPADEASNWPHIRFGGVNTETVNPYMTLHQGYKDRRRYSAVARAEYIHNLSTLLKGLELRASVSMNQTGYYVNAYKTTPYMYALKDYDFETGVHQLDALNSNKASRTLEKDNDESKASQSTQMSYEVRGLHVAAWGEHQTSLTLVLNAQETTTSATATVLDGIPNRNLGLSMRGTYGFRDKYFAEASFGYNGSERFAKDHQFGFFPALGGAWIASKERFLADHTAHWLSFLKFRFSWGKVGNDGVIKNPRFTHLPLLDYDSTVDPSPSGQSLTRPFVASYPNEKLTWEIAEQSNIGIETRFFGGIVEINADIYQEVRHNILDYRYTMPSTTGLEKPQIGNVGKARSRGIDLSGKIQHAFTPDLWMILNGTFTYSKATYRKIEEATSKPVWQRREGHELSQQIGYIAEGLFRDQAEIDNSPTQGGDIMPGDIRYRDINGDGVIDVNDATYIGFPTTPRVIYGFSGFFNFKNIEFSFAFQGSGKRAFFMNPTSISPFVNNRAMLKAIYDDHWSSDNMTERPFWPRLSTQSISVHNPQEAWSGAEERRSTYFMRECSFLRCTSIELAYNLPREFLQRLKMQTVKFYARVNNPFLITNFKVWDVELGDNGFNYPIQRTWSIGLNVSF, from the coding sequence ATGCAAAAAAATCACATGGGCGGTATCTCTATCGCTAAAAAAATTGTGTTGTATATATTCTTGGTATTTACGACACTAGGAGCTATACCTAGGGACACGTACGGGGCGACATCTTGTGTGTTTCAGGTCATCCAGAAGAAAGTAACCATTTCGATGAAAAATGCCACGCTGGAAACCATTCTGGTCGAAATCAACCGGCAATCGGGTATTGATTACGGCTTCCAAAGCAACGGGGTGGTGGATAAAAACCGACGTTTCACGTTGGAGGTAAAAGATGTTACCGTGGACGAGGCCTTGAAGATATTGTTGAAAGACAGTCCTTATGATTATGTACTCGAAAAGAATCGGGTCGTGATCGTAGAGAGAAAGGTCAAACCGGTACAATTGATTGCCGTGACCGGGCGAGTTGTAGATGAAAAAGGAAATCCCATTCCCGGGGCTACGGTATTGATTCAGGGAACTACTCAGGGTGTGGCCACGGATACCGAGGGACGTTACATGATTAACTCGCGGCCGGAAGATGCCTTGCGTTTCTCGTTCATCGGTTACAAAACGGAAGTGGTGCCGCTTAAAGGAAAAACGAAATTAAACGTCCGTTTGAATCCCACGGCGGAGAATATCGAGGAGGTAACCGTCGTTGCTTTCGGTGAACAGAAAAAGGAAAGCGTGGTATCAGCGATTACTACCGTAGATGCAAAAACCTTGAAATCTTCAAGTAGTGACCTGACCTCTCAATTTGCCGGAAAAATTGCCGGTATTGTGGGATGGCAGACGGGGGGTATTCCCGGTGCGTTGACGGAAGAGGAAATGAATACCAAATTCTACATCCGGGGTATTACCTCTTTCCAGACCAATGCCAACATTGACCCTTTAATCCTGATTGACGGGGTGGAGTCATCCAAGTTGGACCTTTCCCGCATGACACCGGAGGACATTGAAACCTTCAGTGTAATGAAAGATGCATCGGCAACTGCCATGTATGGAGCCCGCGGTGCGAACGGGGTTATCCTGATCACCACGAAAAAAGGACAGGAAGGTAGCGTGTATACATCCGTTCGTTACGAGGCGGTGTTAAGTATGCCGACAAAAGAAATCGAGGTGGTGGATCCTATCAATTACATGAAGATGTACAACCAGGCGTTGTTGGCTCGTAATCCGGATGCCACTCCGCAGTATAGCGTGGAGCGTATCGAGCGTACAGGGTCAGATAAATATCCCTCTTGGGTATATCCGGCGAATGACTGGTATGATATTATGTTCCATGATTATTCCATCAACCACCGTGCCGGGTTAAATATCCGGGGAGGTTCCCGTTTGGTACAATATTACACATCCGTGAATTACGTGCGTGACGAGGGTATGTTGAAAACCGATCGTCTGAACCAGTTTAAATGTAATATTGAAAATAGTACTTTCTCTTTCCGTACAAATTTGAATATCGATTTGAGTGCTGGGATTCGTTTGAATATTAATACTTCGGCGAATTTGGATAAATACCGGGGGCCTTATGCCGATGTGTCCAGGGCTTATTACTTGGCTTTTAATGCCTCTCCGGTAGATTTTGCACCGACTTATCCGGCGGACGAGGCTTCGAATTGGCCGCATATCCGTTTCGGCGGGGTGAACACGGAAACGGTTAACCCTTATATGACATTACATCAAGGGTACAAGGACCGTCGTCGTTACTCGGCTGTTGCCCGTGCGGAGTATATACACAACCTTTCAACCCTTCTTAAAGGGCTGGAGTTACGGGCTTCCGTTTCCATGAACCAGACAGGGTATTACGTGAATGCTTATAAAACAACGCCTTACATGTATGCCTTGAAAGATTATGATTTTGAAACCGGAGTACATCAATTGGATGCCCTGAACAGCAACAAGGCTTCAAGAACATTGGAAAAGGATAACGATGAATCCAAAGCTTCGCAATCCACACAAATGAGTTACGAGGTGAGGGGATTGCACGTAGCGGCATGGGGAGAACATCAGACCAGTTTGACGCTTGTGCTTAACGCTCAGGAGACAACCACGTCTGCAACAGCCACCGTGTTGGATGGTATTCCGAATAGGAACTTGGGCTTGTCCATGCGTGGGACCTACGGGTTTAGGGACAAATATTTTGCGGAGGCCAGTTTCGGGTATAACGGGTCTGAACGTTTTGCTAAAGATCACCAATTCGGTTTTTTCCCCGCATTAGGTGGTGCTTGGATTGCTTCCAAGGAGAGATTTCTTGCCGATCATACAGCACATTGGCTTTCTTTCTTGAAATTCCGTTTCTCATGGGGTAAGGTCGGGAATGACGGTGTTATTAAGAATCCGCGTTTCACCCATCTGCCATTATTGGATTATGATAGTACGGTAGACCCGTCTCCAAGTGGACAATCCTTGACAAGGCCTTTTGTGGCTTCTTATCCTAACGAGAAACTCACGTGGGAAATTGCCGAACAGAGTAATATTGGTATTGAAACCAGATTTTTCGGTGGTATCGTGGAGATCAATGCCGATATCTATCAGGAAGTCCGACATAATATTTTGGATTACCGTTACACGATGCCATCGACTACCGGTTTGGAGAAACCGCAAATTGGAAACGTGGGTAAGGCCCGTTCTCGCGGTATCGACCTTTCGGGTAAGATACAACACGCCTTTACCCCGGATTTGTGGATGATTCTGAACGGAACTTTCACGTATAGCAAGGCAACTTATAGGAAGATTGAGGAAGCCACGAGCAAACCGGTATGGCAGCGGAGAGAAGGGCATGAATTATCACAGCAAATCGGTTATATTGCCGAAGGCCTTTTCCGCGATCAGGCGGAAATCGACAACTCCCCTACCCAAGGAGGAGATATTATGCCGGGAGACATCCGTTATCGCGATATAAACGGTGATGGTGTGATTGACGTGAATGATGCCACGTACATCGGGTTCCCGACGACTCCCCGTGTGATTTATGGATTCAGCGGTTTCTTTAATTTCAAGAATATCGAGTTCAGTTTCGCTTTCCAAGGATCCGGGAAACGGGCTTTCTTTATGAACCCCACGAGTATCAGTCCTTTTGTGAATAACCGGGCGATGCTGAAAGCCATTTATGACGATCATTGGAGTTCCGATAATATGACGGAACGTCCTTTCTGGCCTCGTCTTTCCACGCAATCTATCTCCGTACACAACCCGCAGGAAGCATGGAGTGGAGCGGAAGAACGCAGATCGACTTATTTTATGCGCGAATGTAGTTTCTTGCGTTGTACTTCCATCGAATTGGCTTACAATCTTCCGCGGGAGTTTTTGCAAAGGCTGAAGATGCAGACTGTAAAATTTTACGCTCGTGTCAATAATCCCTTCCTGATCACGAACTTCAAGGTATGGGACGTGGAATTGGGGGATAACGGTTTTAACTACCCGATCCAGCGTACCTGGTCGATAGGCTTGAACGTGAGTTTCTAA